One Palaemon carinicauda isolate YSFRI2023 chromosome 5, ASM3689809v2, whole genome shotgun sequence DNA window includes the following coding sequences:
- the LOC137641447 gene encoding uncharacterized protein, whose protein sequence is MTTTSAVTDPRSLITEENVKKVLQVDKGSDAVLKSWKVVDFTKGGDNFACLVTSVEAKYSKNGEDDCDVSYVVKLNPHRNFGDFQEIEPILFTKEGKFYEELVPLLNEVLTSVGEEPLRFPKSFLISLEEEKEQLYFEDLRARGFKMSDRKKGMDKCHADLVISELARLHSASYLLKERFLGGKAIATKYEFLTKDFTTFTPNSKEMFVTWMGKGVDTGVMMLEKVGGYETAIAWLKSMKPEIGHLLSTGLQSTRLNNIGHGDCWNNNILFRYDKEGQPVEVMLVDLQVCREASIACDLNYFLYTSLTGDVRKPNLDRFLSLYHSTYERVLEGTDTPMPFTEEDVWEEFRSKNKLGLLFAMVIVPAILMEPEEAPDFSDTDLETLMADFRALALEKLKSNPLCKPRFLAVFDELMEVGLIS, encoded by the exons A TGACAACCACAAGTGCTGTAACTGATCCTAGGAGCTTGATCACCGAAGAAAATGTTAAGAAAGTTCTTCAAGTTGATAAGGGAAGTGATGCGGTTCTCAAGTCGTGGAAGGTCGTCGATTTCACCAAAGGAGGGGACAACTTCGCCTGTCTAGTAACCAGTGTCGAAGCCAAGTATTCGAAGAATGGTGAAGACGACTGTGATGTCAGTTACGTCGTAAAACTGAATCCTCATAGGAATTTTGGAGATTTTCAAGAAATCGAACCAATTTTATTTACGAAGGAAGGAAAGTTTTATGAAGAACTAGTTCCCTTGTTAAATGAAGTGTTAACATCTGTAGGCGAAGAACCACTCCGCTTCCCTAAGAGTTTTCTCATCtctttggaagaggaaaaagaaCAACTCTATTTCGAGGATCTGAGAGCGAGAGGATTCAAAATGTCCGATAGAAAGAAAGGCATGGACAAGTGCCACGCTGATCTTGTAATCTCCGAGCTGGCCAGATTGCACAGCGCATCCTACCTCCTGAAGGAGAGGTTCCTAGGAGGAAAGGCCATAGCAACCAAATACGAATTTCTTACGAAGGATTTTACAACTTTTACTCCCAACTCCAAAGAGATGTTCGTGACATGGATGGGGAAGGGTGTCGATACTGGAGTGATGATGCTGGAGAAAGTTGGGGGTTATGAGACGGCCATTGCTTGGTTGAAATCCATGAAACCTGAGATTGGACATCTGTTATCTACTGGTCTTCAAAGCACGAGACTTAACAACATAGGTCATGGGGACTGCTGGAACAACAACATTCTCTTTAG ATACGACAAAGAAGGCCAACCAGTAGAGGTCATGCTCGTAGACCTACAAGTCTGTCGAGAGGCCTCCATTGCTTGTGACTTGAATTACTTCCTATACACGAGTCTGACAGGCGACGTGAGGAAGCCAAACCTCGACCGCTTCCTCTCCCTATACCATTCGACCTACGAGAGAGTCCTCGAAGGCACCGACACGCCAATGCCTTTCACCGAGGAGGACGTCTGGGAAGAATTCAGAAGCAAAAACAAACTCGGTTTGCTCTTTGCAATGGTTATCGTGCCAGCCATTTTGATGGAGCCCGAGGAAGCTCCAGATTTCTCCGACACAGATTTGGAGACTCTCATGGCGGATTTCAGAGCTCTAGCTTTGGAGAAGCTCAAAAGTAATCCTTTGTGTAAGCCTCGCTTTCTGGCAGTTTTTGATGAGCTCATGGAGGTTGGATTGATCTCTTGA